One window of Silurus meridionalis isolate SWU-2019-XX chromosome 9, ASM1480568v1, whole genome shotgun sequence genomic DNA carries:
- the sptbn1 gene encoding spectrin beta chain, non-erythrocytic 1 isoform X2, which produces METDWGSGGAEDLYHGSGYSTQMPFNYNQLEGRFKQLQDEREAVQKKTFTKWVNSHLARVSCRITDLYMDLRDGRMLIKLLEVLSGEKLPKPTKGRMRIHCLENVDKALQFLKEQRVHLENMGSHDIVDGNHRLTLGLIWTIILRFQIQDISVVTEDNKEKRSAKDALLLWCQMKTAGYPNVNIHNFTTSWRDGMAFNALIHKHRPDLIDFDKLKKSNAHYNLQNAFNLAEQHLGLTKLLDPEDISVDHPDEKSVITYVVTYYHYFSKMKALKVEGKRIGKVLDNAIETEKMIEKYESLASDLLEWIEQTIIILNNRKFANSLVGVQQQLQAFNTYRTVEKPPKFTEKGNLEVLLFTIQSKMRANNQKVYMPREGKLISDINKAWERLEKAEHERELALRNELIRQEKLEQLARRFDRKAAMRETWLSENQRLVSQDNFGFDLQAVEAATKKHEAIETDIAAYEERVQAVVAVAKELEAENYHDIKRIAARKDNVLRLWDYLLELLKARRQRLEMNLGMQRVFQEMLYIMDWMDEMKMLLLSQDYGKHLLGVEDLLQKHALVETDIAIQADRVRAVNANAQKFAVDDEGYKPCDPQVIRDRVAHLEFCYQELTQLAAERRARLEESRRLWKFFWEMAEEEAWIREKEQILSSDDVGKDLTGAVRLLSKHRALEDEMSGRAGHLQHTVREGQAMADAGHFGEAKIRERIADVQAQWAALEQLAAVRKAHLEEACSLHQFQAEADDVDAWMLDALRIVSSDDVGHDEFSTQALVKKHKDAAAEVASYQPVIDSLHEQAQALPGELAQSADISGRLAGIEERYKELTELTRLRKQALQDALALYKMFSEADACEVWIDEKEQWLNSMDIPEKLEDLEVVQHRFESLEPEMNNQASRVAVVNQIARQLMHSGHPSEKDIKAQQDKLNTRWSQFRDLVDQKKESLNSALGVQNYHLDCNETKSWIREKTKVIESTQDLGNDLTGVMALQRKLTGMERDLAAIEAKLGDLRGEAERLAAEHPEQAKAITGRLAEIGNVWEELKDTLQNREASLGEASKLQQFLRQLDDFQSWLSRTQTAIASEDMPNTLAEAEKLLAQHEGIKHEIDNYEEDYQKMRDMGEMVTQGQTDAQHMFLRQRLQALDTGWNELHKMWENRQNLLSQSHAYQLFLRDTKQAETFLNNQEYVLAHTEMPTTLEGAEAAIRKQEDFMTTMDANEEKINGVVEAGRRLASDGNINVEKIQERATSIDDRHKKNREAAVELLMRLKDNRDLQKFLQDSQELSLWINEKMLTAQDMSYDEARNLHSKWLKHQAFMAELQSNKEWLDKIEKEGMQLVSEKPETEAVVKEKLMMLQSQWQELESTTQTKAQCLFDANKAELFTQSCADLDKWLAGLEGQIHSDDFGKDLTSVNILLKKQNMLENQVEVRRREVAELQSQAHVLQQEGKDTDEVDGRREVVEKKFKELLDPLKKRTNFLMASREIHQFNRDVEDEILWVEERMPLATSTDHGQNLQTVQMLIKKNQTLQKEIQGHQPRCDDIFERSQSIVTGDNPSVEAIRARLDELQELWNLLIQETAKRHERLEEAHRAQQYYFDAAEAEAWMSEQELYMMSEEKAKDEQSSVAMLKKHQILEQAVEDYAETVHQLSKTSRGLVADNHPESERIGMRQSQVDKLYAGLKDLSEERRGKLDERFRLFQLNREVDDLEQWIAEREVVAGSHELGQDYEHVTMLQERFREFARDTGNIGQERVDGVNRMADELINAGHTDAATVAEWKDGLNEAWADLLELIDTRTQILAASYELHKFYHDVKEILSRILDKHKKLPEELGRDQNTVEALQRMHTTFEHDIQALGSQVRQLQEDATRLQSAYAGDKADDIQRRESEVLDAWRNLLEACEGRRARLLDTGDKFRFFNMVRDLMLWMEDVIRLIEAQEKPRDVSSVELLMNNHQGIKAEIDARNDSFTACIELGKSLLARKHYASEEIKERLLQLTDKRKEMIDKWEDRWEWLRLILEVHQFSRDAGVAEAWLLGQEPYLSSREVGQSVDDVEKLIKRHEAFEKSAATWEERFSALERLTTLELLEVRRRQEEEERRRKPPTPEPEQVIEAQQREGEQIAQNGLPSDQESPRDGVDGEIVNGVPEKSSKEASPIPSPNSGRRAKGSQSSTLPAKSQESSSAQLEGFLHRKHEYEGHNKKASNRSWHNVYCVMNNQEMGFYKDNKNAGQGIPYHNEIPVSLKDAVCEVAVDYKKKKHVFKLRVTNGNEYLFQAKDDEEMNTWMQAIQNAVSGSSPSEKSDVTPSNQSTPASSRAHTLPATVTLTTESSPGKREKDKEKDKEKRFSLFSKKKQ; this is translated from the exons ATGAGCGTGAGGCAGTGCAGAAGAAGACCTTTACAAAATGGGTCAATTCCCACCTGGCCCGAGTCTCCTGCCGCATTACAGACCTGTACATGGATCTACGAGATGGACGCATGCTCATCAAGCTCCTTGAGGTGCTCTCTGGAGAAAAGCTG CCCAAACCTACAAAGGGCCGGATGAGAATCCACTGTCTGGAAAATGTGGATAAAGCCCTGCAGTTCCTCAAGGAGCAACGCGTTCACCTGGAGAACATGGGCTCCCATGACATTGTCGACGGCAACCATCGTCTCACGCTCGGTCTCATCTGGACAATCATTCTCCGCTTCCAG ATCCAAGACATCAGTGTTGTAACAGAAGACAATAAAGAGAAACGCTCAGCTAAAGACGCTCTGCTTCTGTGGTGCCAGATGAAGACAGCAGG CTATCCAAATGTCAACATCCACAACTTCACCACCAGCTGGCGTGATGGAATGGCATTCAATGCTCTCATTCACAAACACAG GCCAGATCTTATTGATTTCGACAAGTTGAAGAAGTCTAATGCTCACTACAACCTGCAAAATGCCTTCAACTTGGCTGAGCAGCACCTAGGCCTCACTAAACTGCTTGACCCTGAGG atATCAGTGTGGATCATCCTGATGAGAAGTCAGTTATCACCTATGTCGTCACATACTACCATTATTTCTCCAAGATGAAGGCTCTGAAGGTGGAAGGCAAACGTATTGGCAAA GTGCTTGATAACGCCATTGAAACGGAGAAGATGATCGAGAAATATGAGTCTCTCGCATCAGACCTACTGGAGTGGATTGAGCAGACCATCATCATCCTGAACAACCGCAAATTTGCTAATTCTTTAGTCGGAGTCCAGCAGCAACTCCAGGCCTTCAATACATATCGCACTGTAGAGAAGCCTCCCAA GTTCACAGAAAAAGGTAATCTGGAGGTCCTTCTGTTCACAATTCAGAGCAAAATGAGAGCCAACAACCAGAAAGTGTACATGCCAAGAGAGGGCAAACTTATCTCTGACATCAACAAG GCCTGGGAGCGCCTAGAGAAGGCAGAACATGAGCGTGAGCTGGCCCTGAGGAACGAGCTGATCCGTCAGGAAAAGCTTGAGCAGCTGGCACGCCGATTTGATCGCAAGGCAGCAATGAGAGAAACTTGGCTCAGCGAGAACCAGCGGCTAGTGTCACAG GACAACTTTGGCTTCGACCTCCAGGCAGTGGAGGCAGCCACCAAGAAGCACGAAGCCATTGAGACGGACATCGCTGCCTACGAGGAGCGTGTGCAAGCTGTGGTGGCCGTGGCAAAAGAGCTTGAAGCAGAGAACTACCACGATATCAAGCGCATTGCGGCACGTAAGGATAATGTTCTGCGGCTTTGGGACTACCTACTGGAGCTGCTCAAGGCACGCAGGCAGAGGCTGGAGATGAACCTGGGCATGCAGCGTGTTTTCCAGGAGATGCTCTACATTATGGACTGGATGGATGAGATGAAG ATGCTGCTGCTGTCTCAGGATTATGGGAAGCACTTGctgggagtggaagatctgcttcaAAAACATGCCCTGGTGGAGACTGATATTGCAATCCAGGCTGACCGTGTGCGGGCTGTAAATGCTAATGCCCAGAAATTTGCTGTGGATGATGAAG GTTACAAGCCATGTGACCCACAAGTGATTCGCGATCGTGTTGCTCACCTGGAGTTCTGTTACCAGGAGTTGACGCAGCTGGCGGCTGAGCGACGCGCACGTCTGGAGGAGTCTCGGCGTCTCTGGAAGTTTTTCTGGGAGATGGCTGAAGAGGAGGCCTGGATCCGTGAGAAGGAGCAGATCCTGTCATCAGATGACGTGGGCAAGGACCTGACAGGTGCTGTGCGTTTACTGAGTAAGCACCGGGCTCTTGAGGATGAGATGAGCGGTCGAGCAGGGCACCTGCAGCACACAGTGCGTGAGGGACAGGCGATGGCTGATGCCGGACACTTTGGAGAGGCCAAGATCCGCGAGCGCATAGCCGATGTGCAGGCTCAGTGGGCGGCTCTGGAGCAACTTGCTGCTGTTCGGAAGGCACACCTAGAGGAGGCCTGCAGCTTGCACCAGTTCCAGGCTGAAGCCGATGATGTGGATGCGTGGATGTTGGATGCACTGCGCATTGTCTCAAGTGATGACGTCGGCCATGATGAGTTCTCCACACAGGCACTGGTCAAGAAACATAAGGACGCAGCCGCCGAGGTGGCCAGCTACCAGCCTGTGATTGACTCATTGCATGAGCAGGCTCAGGCCCTTCCCGGTGAGCTGGCCCAGTCGGCCGACATAAGTGGACGCCTGGCAGGCATCGAGGAACGCTACAAGGAGCTGACAGAACTCACCAGGCTGAGAAAACAGGCTCTGCAAGATGCACTAGCTCTCTATAAGATGTTCAGTGAGGCCGATGCCTGTGAGGTGTGGATCGACGAAAAGGAGCAGTGGCTCAACAGCATGGACATTCCAGAGAAACTGGAGGATCTGGAAGTTGTACAGCACAG GTTCGAGAGTCTGGAGCCTGAGATGAATAACCAAGCATCCCGTGTGGCTGTGGTCAATCAGATCGCCCGGCAGCTAATGCACAGTGGACACCCCAGCGAGAAGGATATCAAGGCTCAGCAGGACAAACTGAACACCAg GTGGAGTCAGTTCAGAGACTTGGTGGACCAGAAGAAGGAGTCCCTAAACTCTGCACTTGGTGTTCAGAACTATCACCTGGACTGCAACGAGACAAAGTCATGGATCCGCGAGAAGACCAAAGTAATCGAGTCCACTCAGGACCTGGGTAACGACCTGACAGGAGTCATGGCTCTGCAGCGCAAGCTAACAGGGATGGAACGTGACCTGGCAGCCATTGAGGCCAAGCTGGGAGACCTGCGTGGAGAGGCAGAGCGTCTAGCAGCTGAGCATCCTGAGCAAGCCAAGGCCATCACAGGCAGGCTGGCAGAGATCGGAAATGTATGGGAGGAGCTGAAGGACACCCTACAAAACCGGGAGGCCTCTCTGGGTGAGGCCAGCAAGCTGCAGCAATTCCTTCGCCAGCTGGATGACTTCCAGTCATGGCTGTCTCGCACGCAGACGGCCATCGCCTCTGAGGACATGCCCAACACCTTGGCCGAGGCTGAGAAGCTTCTCGCCCAACACGAAGGTATAAAGCATGAGATTGACAACTACGAAGAGGACTATCAGAAGATGCGGGACATGGGTGAAATGGTGACCCAGGGCCAGACGGATGCCCAGCACATGTTTCTGAGACAACGCCTGCAGGCATTGGATACAGGTTGGAACGAGCTCCATAAGATGTGGGAGAACCGTCAGAACCTCCTGTCCCAGTCTCATGCTTACCAGCTGTTCCTTAGAGACACCAAACAGGCTGAGACCTTCCTCAACAATCAG gAGTATGTCTTGGCCCACACTGAGATGCCCACCACTCTAGAAGGAGCTGAAGCTGCTATTAGAAAACAGGAGGACTTCATGACCACAATGGATGCTAATGAGGAGAAGATCAATGGTGTGGTGGAGGCCGGACGCAGATTAGCTAGTGACGGAAACATCAATGTTGAGAAGATTCAAGAGAGAGCAACTTCCATTGATGACAG ACATAAGAAGAACCGTGAGGCAGCTGTGGAGCTCCTGATGAGACTAAAAGATAACAGAGACCTGCAGAAGTTCTTGCAGGACAGCCAGGAG CTGTCTCTGTGGATAAACGAGAAGATGCTGACAGCGCAGGACATGTCATATGATGAGGCCAGAAACCTGCACAGCAAGTGGCTCAAGCACCAAGCCTTCATGGCCGAACTCCAGTCCAACAAAGAGTGGCTGGATAAGATTGAAAAG GAAGGAATGCAACTGGTGTCAGAGAAGCCTGAAACGGAGGCTGTGGTTAAGGAGAAGCTGATGATGCTGCAGTCGCAGTGGCAGGAGCTGGAGTCTACAACACAGACCAAAGCACAGTGCCTGTTCGATGCCAACAAGGCCGAGCTGTTCACGCAGAGCTGTGCCGATCTCGACAAGTGGCTGGCAGGTCTGGAGGGTCAGATCCATTCAGATGACTTTGGCAAAGAtctaaccagtgtcaacatcCTGCTGAAGAAACAAAAT ATGCTAGAGAACCAGGTGGAGGTGCGTAGGAGAGAAGTGGCAGAACTCCAGTCGCAGGCTCACGTGCTGCAGCAGGAGGGCAAGGACACAGATGAGGTGGACGGGCGGCGTGAGGTAGTGGAGAAGAAGTTCAAGGAGCTGCTGGATCCCCTTAAGAAGAGGACGAACTTCCTCATGGCATCCAGGGAGATCCATCAGTTCAACCGTGATGTTGAAGAtgaaatt CTTTGGGTTGAGGAGAGGATGCCCCTCGCTACATCAACAGACCATGGTCAAAACTTACAAACAGTTCAGATGCTAATTAAGAAGAACCAG ACCCTGCAGAAGGAGATTCAGGGCCATCAACCGCGCTGTGACGACATCTTTGAGCGCAGCCAGAGCATCGTGACGGGAGACAACCCAAGCGTGGAGGCCATCAGAGCACGTCTTgatgagctacaggagctctgGAACCTCCTCATCCAAGAGACAGCAAAGAGACACGAGCGGCTAGAGGAAGCCCATCGGGCGCAGCAGTACTACTTTGATGCTGCTGAGGCGGAGGCCTGGATGAGCGAACAGGAGCTTTACATGATGTCAGAGGAGAAAGCTAAG GATGAACAGAGCTCCGTGGCCATGCTGAAGAAACATCAGATCCTAGAGCAGGCAGTGGAGGACTATGCCGAGACGGTTCATCAGCTTTCCAAGACCAGCCGTGGTCTGGTGGCTGACAATCACCCTGAGAG TGAGAGAATAGGTATGCGGCAGTCACAGGTGGATAAGCTGTACGCAGGACTTAAGGATCTTtcagaggagaggagagggaaACTGGATGAGAGGTTCCGCCTTTTCCAGCTGAACCGCGAGGTGGATGATCTGGAGCAGTGGATCGCTGAGAGAGAAGTAGTGGCAGGATCTCATGAGCTGGGCCAGGACTACGAGCACGTCACT ATGCTGCAAGAGCGCTTCCGTGAGTTCGCCCGTGACACTGGAAACATCGGTCAGGAACGTGTGGACGGTGTAAACCGGATGGCTGACGAGCTTATCAACGCAGGCCATACCGACGCTGCGACTGTAGCCGAGTGGAAAGATGGGCTTAACGAGGCCTGGGCGGATCTTCTGGAGCTGATTGACACTCGCACGCAGATCCTGGCAGCATCTTATGAGCTGCATAAGTTTTACCATGATGTGAAAGAGATTCTAAGTCGCATCCTGGACAAGCACAAGAAGCTTCCAGAAGAACTCGGGCGAGACCAGAACACAGTTGAGGCGCTTCAAAGGATGCACACGACCTTTGAACATGACATACAGGCACTTGGTTCACAG GTGAGGCAGCTGCAGGAGGATGCAACACGTTTGCAGTCGGCGTATGCCGGTGATAAGGCAGACGATATCCAACGCAGGGAGAGTGAAGTACTGGACGCATGGAGGAACCTTCTGGAAGCCTGTGAAGGACGGAGGGCACGTTTGCTTGACACAGGAGACAAGTTCCGCTTTTTCAACATGGTGCGTGACCTCATGCTCTGGATGGAAGACGTCATCCGCCTCATTGAGGCCCAGGAGAAaccaag GGATGTGTCTTCTGTGGAGCTGCTCATGAATAACCACCAGGGCATCAAGGCCGAGATAGATGCACGTAACGACAGCTTCACCGCCTGCATAGAGCTGGGCAAGTCTCTGCTGGCACGCAAACACTACGCATCAGAGGAG ATTAAAGAAAGGTTGCTACAGTTGACAGacaagagaaaagaaatgattGACAAATGGGAGGACAGATGGGAGTGGCTAAGACTGA TTTTGGAAGTGCACCAGTTTTCACGAGACGCGGGGGTAGCCGAGGCATGGTTGCTGGGTCAGGAGCCGTACCTGTCCAGTAGGGAGGTGGGTCAGAGTGTGGACGATGTGGAGAAGTTGATCAAGAGGCACGAGGCATTTGAGAAGTCAGCTGCTACTTGGGAGGAACGCTTTTCTGCGCTCGAGCGGCTGACTACG CTGGAATTACTGGAAGTGAGAAGAAGgcaagaagaagaggagagaagaagaaaacccCCAACGCCAGAGCCAGAGCAGGTCATTGAGGCACAGCAAAG AGAAGGAGAGCAGATTGCTCAGAACGGACTGCCGTCAGACCAGGAGTCACCACGG GACGGAGTGGACGGGGAAATAGTGAACGGCGTGCCAGAGAAGAGCTCTAAGGAGGCGAGTCCTATCCCATCCCCGAACTCAGGCAGACGCGCAAAGGGCAGCCAATCGTCCACCCTGCCGGCCAAAAGTCAAGAGTCTTCCTCCGCTCAGCTGGAGGGCTTCCTGCACCGTAAGCATGAGTATGAGGGCCACAACAAGAAAGCGTCCAACAG GTCCTGGCATAATGTGTACTGTGTTATGAACAACCAAGAGATGGGCTTCTATAAAGACAACAAAAATGCTGGGCAGGGCATTCCATACCACAATGAGATCCCCGTCAGCCTGAAGGATGCCGTCTGCGAGGTTGCTGTCGACtacaagaagaagaagcatgTCTTCAAATTGAG AGTGACAAACGGAAACGAGTATCTCTTCCAAGCCAAAGATGAT GAGGAGATGAACACGTGGATGCAGGCTATTCAGAATGCAGTCAGCGGCTCCTCCCCTTCGGAGAAATCTGACGTTACACCTAGCAACCAGAGCACTCCTGCCTCCAGCCGCGCCCACACTCTCCCGGCAACTGTTACCCTGACAACCGAGTCGAGCCCAGGCAAACGGGAGAAGGACaaggagaaagacaaagagaagcGTTTCAGTCTCTTCAGCAAGAAGAAGCAGTAG